A window of Prolixibacter sp. SD074 contains these coding sequences:
- a CDS encoding NAD(P)/FAD-dependent oxidoreductase, translated as MEKYDLAVIGSGPGGFSAAVRALDFGKDVCLIEAGHVGGAGVMNGALTSKTMWELSHDYAVAAAVDRGYRASGLQVDFTKVNKSVMKAAKTKQYQILSQIETYSKKPGQKGSLTIKYGFASFKDRNTLEINHGKGEEKELIGADYIIIATGSRPRELADLKVDQKRIINSDGILNLKKFPERMMVIGSGIIGCEFATIFSNFGHTEVHLLDRAHRVIPFADDDVSDFVSENLQKNGVVIHHTANLRTVNKKKDYLEVVLDYEDGHSTVIEVDVVLVSIGREPNTNGLGLENVDIQTAPYGYLRVNEEGATSDSETCNIFAAGDVTGHKALYCVAEEQGRFIIEAIFGKLEYPTDYSHMPTLMFFKPELASVGVNEKILHEKKIPYRAAFYSNEMVNRTIAMRNTNGFVKVLVSDDGQGRILGMQAAGPQASAFIVSVSYLMNSKSGMNEVLRSIHPHPSVTEGIQECFRVFNNRSIFKPKAFPDKIKSWAWKPLELQNEKP; from the coding sequence ATGGAAAAATACGATTTAGCGGTCATAGGAAGCGGGCCGGGAGGTTTCTCTGCGGCTGTCCGCGCCCTGGATTTTGGAAAGGATGTTTGCCTGATTGAAGCCGGACATGTTGGCGGGGCGGGCGTTATGAACGGAGCGTTGACCTCGAAAACCATGTGGGAGCTGTCGCACGATTATGCAGTTGCCGCAGCAGTCGACAGGGGATACCGTGCTTCAGGGCTTCAGGTTGATTTTACCAAGGTCAATAAATCGGTAATGAAGGCCGCGAAAACCAAACAATATCAGATTCTTTCGCAGATTGAAACCTATTCGAAAAAGCCGGGGCAAAAAGGAAGTTTAACCATAAAATACGGTTTTGCCAGTTTTAAAGATCGCAACACATTGGAGATTAATCATGGGAAAGGTGAAGAAAAGGAACTCATCGGGGCCGACTATATTATAATAGCCACCGGATCCCGTCCGCGGGAACTTGCCGATTTGAAAGTCGACCAAAAACGGATTATCAACTCCGACGGTATTCTTAACCTGAAAAAGTTCCCGGAAAGGATGATGGTTATCGGTTCGGGAATTATCGGCTGTGAGTTTGCCACCATCTTCTCCAATTTCGGGCACACCGAAGTCCACCTGCTCGACCGTGCACACCGCGTTATCCCGTTTGCTGACGATGACGTTAGTGATTTTGTATCCGAAAACCTGCAGAAAAACGGAGTTGTCATTCACCATACAGCCAACTTACGCACCGTTAATAAAAAGAAAGATTACCTGGAGGTCGTACTCGACTACGAAGACGGCCACAGCACCGTTATCGAAGTAGATGTGGTTCTTGTTTCCATCGGCCGCGAGCCCAATACCAATGGTCTGGGATTGGAGAATGTCGATATTCAAACCGCCCCGTATGGTTATCTGAGAGTAAATGAGGAAGGTGCTACCAGCGACTCTGAAACATGCAACATCTTTGCGGCAGGAGACGTCACTGGCCACAAAGCACTCTACTGTGTAGCTGAAGAACAGGGCCGTTTTATTATCGAAGCTATCTTCGGTAAATTGGAGTACCCAACCGATTATTCGCACATGCCTACACTAATGTTCTTCAAACCCGAATTAGCCTCGGTAGGTGTCAACGAGAAAATACTTCATGAGAAAAAAATACCATACAGAGCAGCCTTCTATTCCAATGAAATGGTGAACCGGACCATTGCCATGCGCAACACCAACGGCTTTGTGAAAGTACTGGTTAGCGACGACGGTCAGGGCCGGATATTGGGAATGCAAGCCGCGGGCCCCCAGGCATCTGCTTTCATTGTCTCGGTTTCGTACCTGATGAATTCGAAAAGTGGCATGAATGAAGTGCTCCGAAGCATTCATCCGCACCCAAGTGTAACGGAGGGAATACAGGAGTGTTTCCGGGTGTTTAACAATCGTTCCATTTTTAAACCCAAAGCTTTCCCTGATAAGATAAAAAGCTGGGCATGGAAGCCACTCGAACTGCAAAACGAAAAACCGTGA
- the mce gene encoding methylmalonyl-CoA epimerase yields the protein MSVSHIEHIGIAVQRLEETIPYYEKLLGTKCYAVEEVADQKVKTAFFKVGQTKIELLESTDPEGPIGKFIEKKGPGIHHVAFAVDNVDQALAEAEENGTRLIDKQGRKGAEGLNIGFLHPKSTFGVLTELCSD from the coding sequence ATGAGCGTATCACATATCGAACACATTGGAATTGCCGTTCAAAGGCTGGAAGAAACTATTCCTTACTATGAAAAACTGCTGGGTACAAAATGCTATGCGGTAGAGGAAGTGGCCGATCAGAAAGTAAAAACGGCGTTCTTCAAGGTAGGACAGACAAAAATCGAACTGCTGGAATCAACCGATCCGGAAGGCCCGATTGGTAAGTTCATCGAGAAAAAAGGACCTGGCATTCACCATGTTGCTTTTGCTGTAGATAACGTTGACCAGGCGTTGGCCGAAGCAGAAGAGAATGGCACCCGGTTGATTGACAAGCAAGGGCGCAAGGGGGCCGAAGGCTTGAACATCGGTTTCTTACACCCCAAATCCACTTTTGGCGTACTAACAGAACTTTGCAGTGATTAA
- a CDS encoding acetyl-CoA hydrolase/transferase family protein, with protein sequence MKPIKYVTAGDAAKVIKSGDRVHLSSVAVTPHKLIRAMVDRGRAGELHDVKIQHLHIEGEVDYAKPEFEGIFAVEQFFVGANLRKQTQAGYADYIPVFLSETQKLIRDGYLKVNVVLTMCSPPDKHGYVSLGTSVDATLAAIENADVVIAAVNPHVPRAFGDAMVQTDAIDFFVEDDSPLHLHDMGELSETDIQIGKNVAALVEDGACLQMGIGGIPNAVLAQLGNHKDLGVHTEMFSDGILPLVEKGVVTGKQKSIDRGRMVATFLMGSQKLYDFIDDNPQVAMMDVAHTNSVNVIRKLDKVTAINSALAIDLTGQVCADSIGIKHYSGVGGQIDFIRGAGYSQGGKPIIAMSSVTAKGMSKISPTLLPGSGVVSTRANMHWVVTEFGAVNLYGKTLQERARLLISIAHPNHQEELDKAAFERFGPHYKFISAK encoded by the coding sequence ATGAAACCGATCAAGTATGTAACCGCAGGTGACGCTGCAAAAGTAATTAAATCCGGTGATCGAGTGCATTTGAGTAGTGTGGCCGTAACCCCGCATAAACTCATTCGCGCTATGGTTGACCGGGGTCGTGCCGGAGAGTTGCACGACGTAAAGATCCAACACCTTCATATTGAAGGAGAGGTTGATTATGCCAAGCCGGAATTTGAAGGCATTTTCGCTGTTGAACAGTTTTTCGTCGGAGCGAATCTTCGCAAGCAAACCCAGGCCGGGTATGCTGACTATATCCCCGTATTTTTAAGTGAGACACAGAAATTAATCCGCGATGGCTACCTGAAAGTAAATGTAGTTTTAACGATGTGTTCTCCTCCGGATAAACATGGCTATGTTTCATTGGGAACTTCCGTTGATGCTACTTTGGCCGCCATTGAGAATGCAGATGTTGTAATAGCTGCCGTTAATCCTCACGTCCCGCGCGCCTTTGGCGATGCAATGGTTCAAACTGATGCCATTGATTTTTTTGTGGAAGATGACAGTCCCCTTCATCTGCACGATATGGGCGAATTGAGCGAAACGGATATTCAAATTGGTAAAAATGTTGCCGCACTCGTTGAAGATGGCGCGTGCCTGCAGATGGGAATCGGTGGTATTCCCAACGCTGTTTTAGCCCAGTTGGGAAATCACAAAGATCTGGGTGTTCATACCGAGATGTTTTCTGATGGTATTCTCCCGTTGGTAGAAAAGGGAGTTGTAACCGGAAAACAAAAATCCATTGATCGGGGACGAATGGTCGCTACCTTTTTGATGGGCTCGCAGAAATTGTACGATTTTATTGATGATAACCCTCAGGTGGCCATGATGGATGTGGCACACACCAACAGTGTGAATGTCATTCGTAAGCTGGACAAAGTTACTGCTATCAACTCGGCTTTAGCCATCGACCTCACCGGGCAGGTTTGTGCCGATTCAATAGGTATTAAGCATTATTCAGGTGTGGGCGGACAGATTGATTTCATCCGTGGGGCCGGATATTCCCAAGGGGGCAAACCTATTATCGCCATGTCTTCGGTGACAGCCAAGGGTATGTCGAAGATTTCGCCGACGTTGTTGCCCGGTTCAGGTGTGGTAAGTACCCGTGCCAATATGCACTGGGTGGTAACCGAATTCGGTGCAGTAAACCTTTACGGTAAAACACTGCAGGAACGTGCACGTTTGTTGATATCTATTGCCCATCCGAATCATCAGGAAGAGTTGGACAAAGCAGCATTCGAACGCTTCGGGCCGCACTATAAATTTATTTCCGCGAAGTAA
- the purL gene encoding phosphoribosylformylglycinamidine synthase yields MILFFKGKSYTIAVDAQEELNPQDLEKLIWLFDHAHPVESGHLNNNFVGPRKEMVTPWSTNAVEITQNMGISGITRIEEFFPVDSDSPQFDPMLQAFYKGLDQQAFSIDWKPEPIIYIDDISQYNQQEGLALSNEEIDYLEGVAKRIGRKLTDSEVFGFSQVNSEHCRHKIFNGNFIIDGKEQPSTLFHLIKKTTQTNPNTIVSAYKDNCSFSKGPKVEQFAPATQDKPDYFVVEDIDTVLSLKAETHNFPTTVEPFNGAATGTGGEIRDRIAGGKGSYPIAGTAVYMTSYSRSEDGREWEEAMEARPWLYQTPEQILIKASNGASDFGNKFGQPLINGSLLTFEHTENFKKYGYDKVIMMAGGIGFARSEDSLKDTPSTGDKVVLLGGDNYRIGMGGGAVSSVDTGEFESHIELNAVQRANPEMQKRAYNTIRALAESGKNPIVSIHDHGAGGHLNCLSELVEETGGKIHLDKLPIGDPTLSAKEIVGNESQERMGLVVREENLQLIRRIADRERSPMYDIGETTGDHRFTFEDFRTDEKPIDLYLADMFGKPPVTVLKDTTVNEKFAPVSYENEKITRYLEQVLQLESVGSKDWLTNKVDRSVTGKIAKQQCAGELQLPLNNLGVIAIDYQGKYGIATSIGHAPVAGLVDAPKGSILSIAESLTNIVWAPLTHRIKGVSLSANWMWPARNPGENARLYNAVEAASDFACELGINIPTGKDSLSMTQKYKDDVVLAPGTVIISASGEVSDIRKVVEPVLVNDVSKPLYYLDLSGVPKSLGGSSFAQIVNKLGDEAPTVKEPAAFVKAFNAVQDAIDNGLVAAGHDISAGGMITALLEMCFAQNKGGIQADLSALNEADSVKLLFSENPGLLIQANNAEKLEAMMVEKGVHLIQVGQPSAKREIAITNQETELNFDIDPLRELWYKPSYLLDRKQSGSKLALERYRNYKKQALQFNFQSFDGKFASLGIDPKRRKPSGVKAAIIREKGVNGDREMAWSLYLAGFDVKDVHMTDLISGRETLEEVNMVVFVGGFSNSDVLGSAKGWAGAFRYNEKARTALENFYRRQDTISLGVCNGCQLMIELDLIYPEHREKGNMLHNESHKFESGFINVDIQKNDSVMLKNMAGKRLGIWVAHGEGKFNLPLDESNYHIPMKYTHEGYPGNPNGSAFNTAAVCSVNGRHLAMMPHLERAIYPWQWGTYPSGHKDDEVAPWIEAFTNARKWIENHQK; encoded by the coding sequence ATGATCCTGTTCTTTAAAGGCAAATCGTACACGATTGCTGTTGATGCACAAGAGGAACTAAACCCACAGGACCTCGAAAAACTAATCTGGCTCTTCGACCATGCGCATCCCGTCGAATCGGGGCACCTGAATAATAATTTTGTCGGTCCGCGCAAAGAGATGGTTACTCCATGGAGCACCAACGCGGTCGAAATCACGCAAAACATGGGGATTAGCGGCATTACCCGCATCGAGGAGTTTTTCCCGGTCGACTCCGATTCCCCGCAATTCGATCCGATGTTGCAGGCATTTTATAAAGGACTCGATCAGCAGGCGTTTTCCATTGACTGGAAACCAGAGCCAATTATTTACATCGACGATATCTCGCAGTACAACCAGCAGGAAGGGTTGGCGCTCAGCAACGAAGAAATTGATTATCTGGAAGGTGTAGCGAAACGAATTGGCCGGAAACTTACTGACAGCGAAGTGTTCGGGTTTTCGCAGGTGAACTCGGAACATTGCCGCCACAAAATTTTTAACGGAAATTTCATAATCGACGGCAAAGAACAACCCTCCACCCTCTTCCACCTCATCAAAAAAACCACCCAAACCAATCCCAATACCATCGTTTCCGCATACAAAGACAACTGCTCGTTCAGCAAAGGCCCGAAAGTGGAACAGTTTGCGCCGGCCACGCAGGATAAACCCGATTATTTTGTTGTTGAAGATATCGATACCGTGCTTTCGCTGAAAGCGGAAACGCACAATTTCCCTACAACGGTTGAGCCGTTCAATGGTGCCGCTACCGGAACGGGTGGCGAAATCCGCGACCGGATTGCCGGTGGAAAAGGAAGTTATCCGATTGCAGGAACGGCTGTATACATGACCAGCTACTCACGCTCGGAGGACGGCCGTGAGTGGGAAGAGGCCATGGAAGCACGTCCCTGGTTGTACCAAACACCGGAACAGATTCTCATCAAAGCATCCAACGGTGCTTCCGATTTTGGAAATAAATTCGGACAGCCCCTCATCAACGGTTCGTTGCTAACCTTCGAACACACAGAGAATTTCAAGAAATACGGATACGACAAAGTCATCATGATGGCTGGTGGAATCGGTTTCGCCCGCAGCGAAGACAGTTTGAAAGATACACCTTCAACCGGCGACAAAGTAGTGCTTCTCGGAGGAGATAACTACCGCATCGGAATGGGCGGTGGCGCAGTTTCGTCAGTCGATACCGGCGAGTTCGAAAGCCACATTGAGCTAAACGCAGTGCAGCGCGCTAACCCCGAAATGCAGAAACGTGCCTACAACACCATTCGCGCATTGGCGGAATCGGGCAAAAACCCGATTGTTTCCATTCATGATCATGGCGCCGGAGGCCATCTCAATTGTTTATCGGAGCTGGTGGAAGAAACCGGGGGAAAAATCCATCTGGATAAATTGCCCATTGGTGATCCAACCCTTTCTGCCAAAGAAATTGTGGGGAACGAATCGCAGGAACGCATGGGACTGGTCGTCCGGGAAGAAAACCTCCAACTCATCCGCAGGATTGCCGATCGCGAACGTTCGCCTATGTACGATATAGGTGAAACCACCGGCGATCACCGGTTCACCTTCGAGGATTTCAGGACCGATGAAAAGCCCATCGACCTCTATTTGGCCGACATGTTTGGAAAACCGCCCGTTACCGTGTTGAAGGACACAACTGTGAATGAAAAATTTGCACCGGTTTCCTACGAAAATGAAAAAATTACCCGTTACCTGGAGCAGGTACTGCAATTGGAATCTGTTGGTAGCAAAGACTGGCTGACCAACAAAGTGGATCGTTCCGTAACCGGGAAAATCGCTAAACAGCAATGTGCCGGCGAACTGCAGCTTCCGCTGAATAACCTGGGCGTAATTGCCATCGATTACCAGGGAAAATATGGCATCGCTACTTCCATTGGCCACGCACCCGTAGCCGGACTGGTTGACGCGCCAAAAGGCTCCATTCTCTCCATTGCCGAGTCGTTGACCAACATCGTTTGGGCTCCATTAACTCATCGCATCAAAGGTGTTTCGCTCTCAGCTAACTGGATGTGGCCGGCGCGTAATCCAGGAGAGAATGCCCGTTTGTACAACGCTGTGGAAGCCGCTTCCGATTTTGCCTGTGAGTTGGGAATCAACATTCCTACCGGGAAGGATTCCCTTTCGATGACACAGAAATATAAGGACGATGTGGTCCTTGCTCCCGGAACGGTTATCATTTCCGCTTCCGGCGAAGTTTCCGATATCCGCAAAGTAGTCGAACCTGTGCTCGTCAACGATGTATCGAAACCGCTGTATTATCTCGATTTATCGGGTGTGCCCAAATCGCTGGGCGGAAGCTCATTTGCCCAGATTGTGAACAAACTGGGGGATGAAGCACCTACCGTGAAAGAGCCTGCTGCTTTTGTGAAAGCGTTCAATGCAGTACAAGATGCGATTGACAATGGATTGGTAGCGGCCGGTCACGACATCTCAGCCGGCGGAATGATTACCGCCCTGCTGGAAATGTGCTTCGCTCAAAACAAAGGAGGTATTCAGGCTGACCTAAGTGCACTGAATGAAGCCGATTCAGTGAAACTCCTGTTCAGCGAGAACCCCGGGTTGTTGATTCAGGCGAACAATGCTGAGAAGCTTGAAGCAATGATGGTAGAAAAAGGTGTCCATTTGATTCAGGTTGGACAACCTTCAGCTAAACGCGAAATCGCCATCACAAACCAGGAAACGGAACTAAACTTCGATATCGATCCGCTCCGTGAATTGTGGTACAAGCCATCCTACCTGCTCGACCGGAAACAAAGCGGAAGCAAACTGGCTTTGGAGCGTTATCGCAACTATAAGAAACAGGCACTTCAATTCAATTTCCAGTCATTTGATGGAAAATTTGCCAGTCTGGGCATCGATCCCAAACGCCGCAAACCTTCAGGAGTGAAAGCGGCTATCATTCGCGAAAAGGGAGTGAATGGTGATCGTGAAATGGCCTGGAGCCTTTATCTGGCCGGTTTTGATGTGAAAGACGTTCACATGACCGACCTTATCAGCGGAAGAGAAACACTGGAAGAAGTCAACATGGTCGTTTTTGTCGGCGGCTTCTCCAATTCCGATGTGCTGGGCTCAGCGAAAGGTTGGGCCGGTGCTTTCCGTTACAACGAAAAAGCACGTACGGCACTTGAAAATTTCTATCGTCGTCAAGACACAATTAGCCTGGGTGTTTGTAACGGTTGCCAGTTAATGATTGAACTCGACCTGATTTACCCGGAACACCGTGAAAAAGGCAACATGCTGCACAACGAATCGCATAAATTCGAATCCGGGTTCATTAATGTGGATATTCAGAAAAACGATTCGGTTATGTTGAAAAATATGGCCGGTAAACGTTTAGGAATTTGGGTGGCACACGGAGAAGGAAAGTTCAATCTTCCGCTTGACGAAAGCAATTACCACATCCCAATGAAATATACGCATGAAGGCTATCCGGGTAACCCGAACGGTTCGGCCTTCAATACGGCAGCTGTTTGCTCTGTTAATGGACGTCACCTGGCCATGATGCCGCACCTCGAACGTGCCATCTATCCATGGCAATGGGGCACGTATCCGTCAGGGCATAAAGATGACGAAGTGGCACCGTGGATTGAAGCATTCACCAACGCCCGAAAATGGATTGAGAACCATCAAAAATAA
- a CDS encoding tetratricopeptide repeat protein — protein sequence MNLKSVFVAVIFMFIGLAVRSQPLSVPDSLKQKLNGLSDAEQAQTLIENSTSFLPAKSGLARFICNEALTKLEQTEKDHPKLVAKANYVIGESYYYESDFKSARPYYEKACNIFQRVGDTSLCAETKNCIGLTYYYTGEFNKAIQEFINAYNLYSDLKQRSDMADMLTNIAMIQKETGDNEKAMENYVDALAVEEELGDSASIASISNGIGLLNMERDSLDLALQYLNRAKDIFHRLGQVSREASVLHNLGMIFQKKNEYQRSLPYLRKAKEMFKQEGDIMGEAYVLHGMGSAMAKLKRYGQAENDYLEALSLAKGHNLPLLIRDTYKNLYEFHNDRNDYKKALEYHVMYTQLKDSLFNKEKADQLAKIQTLYETEKNAREVQNLKLENELKESRLNRNILENKIAYGLAGIFLIILIILLYRFLENRQANRLLESKNKEIEAQKKELEGLNQAYREMNKELRTLNSEKDTFFSIIAHDLKNPFHALLGLSFLLKEDYPKLTDNERVSFAGEINQTSIKLFQILENLLAWARTQTNQIEYNPEYINLSDFAEEVYENTITQAQQKDISLSVDIRKQHQVFADTLMLETILKNLISNGIKFTSKGGAVRLKSELEPESDFLKISVFDTGVGLTPEEQGKLFRIDRHLHKTGTEGEEGSGLGLLVCQEFVKKNGGQIGVNSEPGKGSHFWITLPISKKSSAI from the coding sequence ATGAACCTTAAATCTGTTTTTGTTGCTGTTATTTTCATGTTTATCGGCCTGGCGGTCCGAAGTCAGCCATTGTCTGTTCCCGATTCGCTGAAACAAAAACTAAATGGTTTGTCTGACGCAGAACAGGCCCAAACGCTTATTGAGAACTCCACCTCCTTTCTGCCGGCCAAATCCGGCCTGGCCCGTTTTATTTGTAATGAAGCGCTCACCAAACTGGAACAAACAGAAAAAGACCATCCCAAATTAGTCGCTAAAGCGAATTACGTCATCGGGGAATCCTATTACTACGAAAGCGATTTTAAAAGCGCCCGCCCCTATTATGAGAAGGCATGCAATATATTTCAGCGTGTTGGCGATACTTCCTTGTGCGCTGAAACCAAAAATTGCATCGGTTTGACCTACTATTACACCGGTGAATTTAACAAAGCCATCCAGGAATTTATTAATGCCTACAACCTCTACTCCGACCTGAAACAAAGAAGTGACATGGCCGATATGCTGACCAATATTGCCATGATTCAAAAGGAAACCGGAGACAATGAGAAAGCGATGGAAAATTATGTCGACGCCCTGGCTGTGGAAGAAGAGTTGGGCGACAGTGCCAGTATCGCGAGCATTTCCAATGGTATCGGTTTGCTAAATATGGAGCGTGACAGCCTCGACCTTGCATTACAATATCTTAACCGGGCAAAAGATATTTTCCATCGCCTCGGGCAGGTTTCGCGTGAAGCTTCGGTATTGCATAACCTGGGGATGATTTTTCAAAAAAAGAATGAATATCAGCGTTCTCTGCCTTATCTCCGCAAAGCAAAAGAGATGTTTAAACAGGAAGGTGATATAATGGGAGAAGCTTACGTTTTACATGGTATGGGCTCGGCAATGGCCAAATTGAAGAGGTATGGCCAGGCAGAAAACGATTACCTCGAAGCATTGTCTCTCGCGAAAGGGCACAATCTTCCGCTACTCATCCGGGATACCTACAAAAATCTGTATGAATTTCACAATGACAGAAACGATTACAAAAAGGCATTGGAATATCATGTAATGTACACTCAACTGAAAGACAGTCTTTTTAATAAAGAAAAAGCTGACCAGTTGGCCAAAATACAAACACTGTACGAAACAGAAAAGAACGCCAGAGAGGTACAGAACCTAAAACTCGAAAATGAACTAAAAGAGAGCCGGCTGAACAGGAACATCCTTGAAAATAAAATTGCATATGGCCTGGCAGGTATCTTTCTCATTATCTTGATCATTTTACTGTATCGTTTTCTGGAAAACCGGCAAGCGAACAGGCTACTCGAATCAAAGAACAAGGAAATAGAAGCGCAAAAAAAAGAGTTGGAAGGCCTCAACCAGGCTTATCGGGAAATGAACAAGGAATTGCGTACCCTGAATTCGGAAAAAGATACCTTCTTCTCCATTATCGCCCATGACTTAAAAAATCCTTTTCATGCATTGCTGGGCCTATCTTTTCTACTGAAAGAAGATTATCCAAAACTAACTGACAACGAGCGGGTAAGTTTTGCCGGAGAGATCAACCAGACCAGTATCAAACTATTCCAGATACTCGAAAACCTGTTGGCGTGGGCACGTACCCAAACCAATCAAATTGAGTACAACCCGGAATACATCAATCTAAGTGATTTTGCAGAAGAAGTGTACGAGAATACCATTACGCAAGCTCAGCAAAAAGATATTTCCCTTTCGGTTGACATACGGAAACAACATCAGGTATTTGCCGATACCTTAATGCTGGAAACAATCCTGAAAAACCTGATATCAAACGGAATAAAATTCACTTCCAAAGGAGGAGCTGTCCGGTTAAAATCAGAATTGGAACCAGAAAGCGATTTTCTGAAAATATCAGTATTCGACACGGGTGTAGGGCTAACTCCGGAGGAACAAGGCAAGCTGTTTCGTATCGACAGGCATTTGCACAAAACAGGAACCGAAGGAGAAGAAGGTTCCGGACTTGGCTTACTTGTATGTCAGGAATTCGTTAAAAAAAACGGAGGGCAGATTGGAGTAAACAGCGAACCCGGCAAAGGCAGCCACTTCTGGATTACATTGCCCATCTCTAAAAAATCTTCTGCAATATAA
- a CDS encoding bifunctional 2-polyprenyl-6-hydroxyphenol methylase/3-demethylubiquinol 3-O-methyltransferase UbiG — protein sequence MGVLIRKNDPVGAAIWDYYTAAGKHLITVKTDIAEDEELSPEYLLRDFSQMPDIEQTALEKSTGHVLDVGAGAGSHALWLQGKGLTVTAVDISPYACQTMEERGVRDVRLLDVMQLKNEQFDTILLLMNGLGIAGTPEGLNLLFKHLKTLLKPGGQILADSADLLYLFTDEAGETWIDLNADKYYGQVEYRLSYLDIKGNPFNWLFIDQETLTVIAQENNLQVIEMIEGSNHNYLTALKNI from the coding sequence ATGGGAGTTTTGATCAGAAAGAATGATCCAGTGGGAGCTGCCATATGGGATTATTACACAGCTGCCGGAAAGCATTTGATTACAGTAAAGACAGATATTGCGGAAGATGAGGAGCTTTCCCCCGAATACCTTTTAAGGGATTTTAGTCAGATGCCCGATATCGAGCAAACGGCCCTGGAAAAAAGCACGGGGCATGTGCTTGATGTAGGTGCAGGTGCAGGTTCACATGCGCTTTGGCTACAGGGAAAAGGGTTGACAGTAACTGCCGTAGATATTTCGCCATACGCATGCCAAACGATGGAAGAGAGAGGAGTCAGAGACGTCCGCCTTCTGGATGTCATGCAGCTAAAGAATGAACAATTTGACACCATTTTGTTGTTGATGAACGGCCTTGGTATAGCTGGCACTCCCGAAGGATTGAACCTCCTCTTCAAACACCTGAAAACATTGTTAAAACCAGGCGGCCAGATTCTGGCTGATTCAGCTGATTTGCTTTATCTCTTTACCGATGAAGCCGGTGAAACCTGGATAGATTTGAATGCAGATAAATATTACGGACAAGTTGAGTACCGTTTAAGCTACCTGGATATTAAAGGCAATCCTTTCAATTGGCTTTTTATCGATCAGGAAACACTCACCGTTATTGCACAAGAAAACAATTTACAGGTAATCGAAATGATAGAAGGTTCCAATCATAATTACCTAACTGCATTAAAAAATATTTGA